The Acinonyx jubatus isolate Ajub_Pintada_27869175 chromosome D1, VMU_Ajub_asm_v1.0, whole genome shotgun sequence genome includes a window with the following:
- the ZBED5 gene encoding zinc finger BED domain-containing protein 5: MIAHLLCILSYNFNIFVILNVYSKLTMFCATNTLPMDLLLKQGSLKQEVESFCYQIVSESNDQKVGILQSEDEQLQPSVSKKSEGELSRVKFMSNSNKITTFSKKPKRRKYDESYLSFGFTYFGNRDAPHAQCVLCKKILSNSSLAPSKLRRHLETKHAAYKDKDISFFKQHLDSPENNKPPTPKIVNTDNESATEASYNVSYHIALSGEAHTIGELLIKPCAKDVVMRMFDEQYSKKIDAVQLSNSTVARRIKDLAADIEEELVCRLKICDGFSLQLDESADVSGLAVLLVFVRYRFNKSIEEDLLLCESLQSNATGEEIFNCINSFMQKHEIEWEKCVDVCSDASRAMDGKIAEAVTLIKYVAPESTSSHCLLYRHALAVKIMPTSLKNVLDQAVQIINYIKARPHQSRLLKILCEEMGAQHTALLLNTEVRWLSRGKVLVRLFELRRELLVFMDSAFRLSDCLTNSSWLLRLAYLADIFTKLNEVNLSMQGKNVTVFTVFDKMSSLLRKLEFWASSVEEENFDCFPTLSDFLTEINSTVDKDICSAIVQHLRGLRSTLLKYFPVTNDSNTWVRNPFTVTVKPASLVARDYESLIDLTSDSQVKQNFSELSLNDFWSSLIQEYPSIARRAVRVLLPFATMHLCETGFSYYAATKTKYRKRLDAAPHMRIRLSNITPNIKRICDKKTQKHCSH; the protein is encoded by the coding sequence ATGATTGCTCATCTTCTATGTATCCTGTCATATAATTTCAACATATTTGTGATACTCAATGTTTATTCTAAATTAACCATGTTTTGTGCCACAAACACATTACCTATGGATCTCTTGCTGAAACAAGGAAGTCTTAAACAAGAAGTAGAATCTTTTTGTTATCAAATTGTGTCTGAATCAAATGATCAAAAGGTTGGAATATTACAAAGTGAGGATGAACAATTGCAGCCTTCAGTTTCTAAAAAATCAGAAGGTGAGCTTTCCAGGGTCAAATTTATGTCCAATTCCAACAAAATAACAACATTTagtaagaaaccaaaaagaagaaaatatgatgaAAGTTACTTGTCTTTTGGATTTACTTACTTTGGAAATAGAGATGCACCTCATGCTCAGTGTGTGTTATGTaagaaaattttatcaaataGTTCTTTGGCCCCTAGTAAGCTTCGAAGACATTTGGAAACTAAACACGCTGCATATAAAGACAAAGACATAAGCTTTTTCAAGCAACATCTTGATTCACCTGAAAATAATAAACCCCCAACACCTAAAATTGTCAATACAGATAATGAAAGTGCTACAGAGGCATCATACAATGTAAGTTACCATATAGCCTTGAGTGGAGAGGCTCATACTATTGGAGAATTACTCATCAAGCCTTGTGCTAAAGATGTCGTGATGCGGATGTTTGATGaacaatatagtaaaaaaatagatGCAGTACAACTATCAAATAGTACTGTTGCACGTCGAATTAAAGATCTTGCTGCTGACATTGAAGAAGAGCTTGTTTGTAGACTGAAAATTTGTGATGGGTTTTCACTGCAACTAGATGAATCAGCTGATGTTTCAGGACTTGCTGTGCTGCTTGTTTTTGTTCGTTACAGGTTTAATAAATCTATTGAGGAAGACCTACTCTTATGTGAATCTTTGCAAAGTAATGCTACTGGTGAAGAAATTTTCAACTGCATCAACAGTTTTATGCAGAAACATGAAattgaatgggaaaaatgtgTTGATGTTTGTAGTGATGCCTCTAGGGCAATGGACGGGAAAATTGCTGAGGCTGTCACCTTGATAAAATATGTGGCTCCCGAAAGCACCAGTAGTCACTGCCTATTATATAGACATGCACTAGCAGTTAAAATAATGCCTACATCTCTGAAAAATGTGCTAGATCAGGCAGTACAGATCATCAATTACATTAAAGCTCGACCACATCAATCTAGGCTACTAAAAATTTTATGTGAGGAAATgggtgcccagcacacagcacTTCTTCTGAATACAGAGGTGAGGTGGCTTTCCCGAGGTAAAGTTCTTGTAAGACTTTTTGAGCTCCGTCGTGAACTATTGGTTTTCATGGATTCTGCTTTTCGACTGTCTGATTGTTTAACAAATTCATCTTGGCTGCTAAGACTTGCATATCTTGCAGatatttttactaaattaaatgaggtaaatCTATCAATGCAAGGAAAAAATGTGACAGTTTTTACAGTATTTGATAAAATGTCATCATTGCTAAGAAAATTGGAATTTTGGGCTTCATCCGTAGAAGAAGAAAACTTTGATTGTTTTCCTACTCTCAGTGACTTTTTGACCGAAATTAATTCTACAGTTGATAAAGATATTTGTAGTGCCATTGTGCAGCACCTAAGGGGTTTGCGCTCTactctgttaaaatattttcctgtaaCAAATGACAGTAACACTTGGGTTAGAAATCCATTTACAGTAACTGTTAAACCAGCTTCATTAGTAGCACGGGACTATGAGAGCCTGATTGATTTAACATCTGATTCTCAAGTGAAACAAAATTTCAGCGAACTTTCACTAAATGATTTTTGGAGTAGCCTAATTCAAGAGTACCCAAGCATTGCAAGGCGTGCAGTTCgtgttcttcttccttttgctACAATGCACCTGTGTGAAACAGGATTTTCATACTATGCTGCAACAAAAACGAAATACAGGAAAAGACTTGATGCCGCACCTCATATGCGGATTCGACTTAGCAACATTACACCTAATATTAAGCGGATATGtgataaaaagacacaaaaacacTGTTCTCATTAA